Proteins encoded in a region of the Pigmentiphaga litoralis genome:
- a CDS encoding cation diffusion facilitator family transporter has protein sequence MTPASRLAVGTIVVGVAVLGLKYLAYVLTGSVALYSDALESIINVATAVATLAAVSVSAMPADANHPYGHQKAEYLSAVLEAALILVAALLILKEAWQGFMAPTPLQAPALGLAINVGAGVLNGIWSFVLFRFGRRWRSPALVADAHHLWTDVVSSIGVVIGVALVAWTGWAKLDSVIAALVAVDILWSGWKLMRESVGGLMDEAVPPDVQATIASVIATHATGAIQANAVRTRRSGNLTFIEFNLVTPGEMTVADAHDICDRIEDALSHAVVDSSVTIHIEPEQHAVSHGAVTVA, from the coding sequence ATGACGCCAGCGTCGCGCCTCGCGGTTGGCACCATCGTCGTGGGGGTGGCCGTCCTGGGCCTCAAGTACCTGGCCTATGTCCTGACCGGCAGCGTCGCGCTGTACTCCGATGCGCTGGAAAGCATCATCAACGTGGCGACGGCCGTCGCGACCCTGGCGGCGGTATCGGTCAGCGCCATGCCTGCCGACGCCAACCATCCCTATGGTCACCAGAAGGCCGAATACCTGTCGGCGGTGCTCGAAGCGGCGCTGATCCTGGTCGCCGCCCTGCTGATCCTGAAGGAGGCCTGGCAAGGGTTCATGGCGCCCACGCCCTTGCAGGCGCCGGCGCTGGGCCTGGCCATCAACGTTGGCGCGGGCGTGCTCAACGGCATCTGGAGCTTTGTGCTGTTCCGCTTCGGCCGCCGCTGGCGCTCGCCTGCGTTGGTTGCGGATGCCCACCATTTGTGGACCGACGTGGTGTCATCGATCGGTGTCGTGATCGGCGTGGCGCTGGTCGCATGGACAGGCTGGGCCAAGCTCGACTCCGTGATTGCCGCATTGGTGGCCGTCGACATCCTGTGGTCGGGCTGGAAGCTGATGCGCGAGTCGGTCGGCGGGCTGATGGACGAAGCGGTCCCGCCCGACGTGCAGGCCACCATTGCGTCGGTGATCGCGACCCACGCCACCGGCGCGATCCAGGCCAATGCCGTGCGCACGCGCCGCTCGGGCAACCTCACCTTCATCGAATTCAACCTGGTGACGCCGGGCGAGATGACCGTGGCCGACGCCCATGACATCTGTGACCGGATCGAAGACGCGCTCAGTCACGCGGTCGTCGACAGCTCGGTCACGATCCACATCGAACCTGAACAACACGCGGTGTCGCATGGCGCGGTTACCGTGGCCTGA
- a CDS encoding DUF1415 domain-containing protein, whose amino-acid sequence MSSSQDASNGPSHDTAVADTRAWIEKAVIGLNLCPFAKAVHVKDQIRYLVSDARDEEALLADLARALEEIAQASPETIDTTLLIHPWVLNDFADYNDFLDIADAAVEELDLGGIIQVASFHPDYQFADTGPDDIENYSNRAPYPTLHLLREESVDKAVESFPEADAIYEKNIEMLRKIGPEGWAALNLHGAYRT is encoded by the coding sequence ATGTCATCTTCCCAAGACGCCAGCAACGGCCCGTCGCACGACACTGCCGTGGCGGACACACGCGCGTGGATCGAAAAGGCCGTCATCGGCCTGAACCTCTGTCCGTTCGCCAAGGCCGTGCATGTGAAAGACCAGATCCGCTACCTCGTCAGCGACGCGCGCGATGAAGAAGCGCTGCTGGCCGATCTGGCGCGGGCCCTGGAAGAGATCGCGCAGGCATCCCCGGAAACGATCGACACGACCCTGCTGATCCACCCGTGGGTGCTGAATGACTTTGCGGATTACAACGACTTTCTGGACATCGCCGATGCGGCGGTAGAAGAACTGGATCTGGGCGGCATCATCCAGGTCGCGAGCTTCCACCCGGACTACCAGTTTGCCGACACGGGGCCGGACGACATCGAGAACTACAGCAATCGCGCGCCCTACCCCACGCTGCATCTGCTGCGCGAAGAGAGCGTGGACAAGGCAGTGGAAAGCTTTCCGGAAGCCGACGCCATCTACGAAAAGAACATCGAGATGCTGCGCAAGATCGGGCCCGAA